In the Choloepus didactylus isolate mChoDid1 chromosome 5, mChoDid1.pri, whole genome shotgun sequence genome, one interval contains:
- the TMUB1 gene encoding transmembrane and ubiquitin-like domain-containing protein 1 isoform X3, giving the protein MLWATAAGKERVSSGICDLGASRPEVPEGPIWSWRSGALGSAAGKAGAMALIEGVGDEVTILFAVLACLLVLALAWVSTHTAEGADPLPQTSGTPTPAQHSNTMAATDSIRGEAPGAEAPNLRHRGQAAQPDPSMGPPATPPPPDSPQEPLVLRLKFLNDSEQVARAWPHDTIGSLKRTQFPGREQQVRLIYQGQLLGDDTQTLGSLHLPPNCVLHCHVSTRISPPHPPCPPGSEPGPSGLEIGSLLLPLLLLMLLLLWYCQIQYRPFFPLTATLGLAGFTLLLSLLAFAMYHP; this is encoded by the exons ATGCTTTGGGCCACGGCGGCGGGGAAGGAAAGGGTGTCTTCAGGTATCTGCGACCTCGGCGCCTCCCGCCCGGAAGTGCCTGAGGGTCCGATATGGAGCTGGCGGAGCGGGGCG CTCGGTAGCGCAGCGGGCAAGGCAGGTGCCATGGCCCTGATCGAAGGGGTGGGTGATGAGGTGACCATCCTTTTCGCGGTGCTTGCCTGCCTTCTGGTGCTGGCCCTCGCTTGGGTCTCAACACACACCGCCGAGGGGGCTGACCCACTGCCCCAGACATCAGGGACCCCGACTCCAGCACAGCACAGCAACACCATGGCAGCCACCGACAGCATCAGAGGGGAGGCCCCAGGAGCCGAGGCCCCCAACCTGAGACACCGAGGTCAAGCTGCCCAGCCAGATCCTAGTATGGGGCCCCCAGCAACACCACCGCCACCGGACTCACCACAGGAGCCCCTAGTGCTCCGGCTGAAATTCCTCAACGATTCAGAGCAGGTGGCCAGGGCCTGGCCCCATGACACCATTGGCTCCTTGAAAAG GACCCAGTTTCCAGGCCGGGAACAGCAGGTGCGACTCATCTACCAAGGGCAACTTCTAGGAGACGATACCCAGACCCTGGGCAGCCTTCACCTCCCTCCCAACTGTGTGCTCCACTGCCACGTGTCCACACGGATCAGTCCCCCACACCCCCCCTGCCCTCCGGGGTCAGAGCCAGGCCCCTCCGGGCTGGAAATTGGCAGCCTGCTGCTGCCCCTGCTGCTTctgatgctgctgctgctctggTACTGCCAGATCCAGTACCGGCCCTTCTTTCCCCTGACCGCCACTCTGGGCCTGGCCGGCTTCACCCTGCTCCTCAGTCTCCTGGCCTTTGCCATGTACCACCCGTAG
- the TMUB1 gene encoding transmembrane and ubiquitin-like domain-containing protein 1 isoform X2 produces MGELGSAAGKAGAMALIEGVGDEVTILFAVLACLLVLALAWVSTHTAEGADPLPQTSGTPTPAQHSNTMAATDSIRGEAPGAEAPNLRHRGQAAQPDPSMGPPATPPPPDSPQEPLVLRLKFLNDSEQVARAWPHDTIGSLKRTQFPGREQQVRLIYQGQLLGDDTQTLGSLHLPPNCVLHCHVSTRISPPHPPCPPGSEPGPSGLEIGSLLLPLLLLMLLLLWYCQIQYRPFFPLTATLGLAGFTLLLSLLAFAMYHP; encoded by the exons ATGGGAG AGCTCGGTAGCGCAGCGGGCAAGGCAGGTGCCATGGCCCTGATCGAAGGGGTGGGTGATGAGGTGACCATCCTTTTCGCGGTGCTTGCCTGCCTTCTGGTGCTGGCCCTCGCTTGGGTCTCAACACACACCGCCGAGGGGGCTGACCCACTGCCCCAGACATCAGGGACCCCGACTCCAGCACAGCACAGCAACACCATGGCAGCCACCGACAGCATCAGAGGGGAGGCCCCAGGAGCCGAGGCCCCCAACCTGAGACACCGAGGTCAAGCTGCCCAGCCAGATCCTAGTATGGGGCCCCCAGCAACACCACCGCCACCGGACTCACCACAGGAGCCCCTAGTGCTCCGGCTGAAATTCCTCAACGATTCAGAGCAGGTGGCCAGGGCCTGGCCCCATGACACCATTGGCTCCTTGAAAAG GACCCAGTTTCCAGGCCGGGAACAGCAGGTGCGACTCATCTACCAAGGGCAACTTCTAGGAGACGATACCCAGACCCTGGGCAGCCTTCACCTCCCTCCCAACTGTGTGCTCCACTGCCACGTGTCCACACGGATCAGTCCCCCACACCCCCCCTGCCCTCCGGGGTCAGAGCCAGGCCCCTCCGGGCTGGAAATTGGCAGCCTGCTGCTGCCCCTGCTGCTTctgatgctgctgctgctctggTACTGCCAGATCCAGTACCGGCCCTTCTTTCCCCTGACCGCCACTCTGGGCCTGGCCGGCTTCACCCTGCTCCTCAGTCTCCTGGCCTTTGCCATGTACCACCCGTAG
- the TMUB1 gene encoding transmembrane and ubiquitin-like domain-containing protein 1 isoform X1 — protein sequence MGGIMEELGVGRLGSAAGKAGAMALIEGVGDEVTILFAVLACLLVLALAWVSTHTAEGADPLPQTSGTPTPAQHSNTMAATDSIRGEAPGAEAPNLRHRGQAAQPDPSMGPPATPPPPDSPQEPLVLRLKFLNDSEQVARAWPHDTIGSLKRTQFPGREQQVRLIYQGQLLGDDTQTLGSLHLPPNCVLHCHVSTRISPPHPPCPPGSEPGPSGLEIGSLLLPLLLLMLLLLWYCQIQYRPFFPLTATLGLAGFTLLLSLLAFAMYHP from the exons ATGGGAGGGATAATGGAGGAGTTGGGGGTAGGCAGG CTCGGTAGCGCAGCGGGCAAGGCAGGTGCCATGGCCCTGATCGAAGGGGTGGGTGATGAGGTGACCATCCTTTTCGCGGTGCTTGCCTGCCTTCTGGTGCTGGCCCTCGCTTGGGTCTCAACACACACCGCCGAGGGGGCTGACCCACTGCCCCAGACATCAGGGACCCCGACTCCAGCACAGCACAGCAACACCATGGCAGCCACCGACAGCATCAGAGGGGAGGCCCCAGGAGCCGAGGCCCCCAACCTGAGACACCGAGGTCAAGCTGCCCAGCCAGATCCTAGTATGGGGCCCCCAGCAACACCACCGCCACCGGACTCACCACAGGAGCCCCTAGTGCTCCGGCTGAAATTCCTCAACGATTCAGAGCAGGTGGCCAGGGCCTGGCCCCATGACACCATTGGCTCCTTGAAAAG GACCCAGTTTCCAGGCCGGGAACAGCAGGTGCGACTCATCTACCAAGGGCAACTTCTAGGAGACGATACCCAGACCCTGGGCAGCCTTCACCTCCCTCCCAACTGTGTGCTCCACTGCCACGTGTCCACACGGATCAGTCCCCCACACCCCCCCTGCCCTCCGGGGTCAGAGCCAGGCCCCTCCGGGCTGGAAATTGGCAGCCTGCTGCTGCCCCTGCTGCTTctgatgctgctgctgctctggTACTGCCAGATCCAGTACCGGCCCTTCTTTCCCCTGACCGCCACTCTGGGCCTGGCCGGCTTCACCCTGCTCCTCAGTCTCCTGGCCTTTGCCATGTACCACCCGTAG
- the FASTK gene encoding fas-activated serine/threonine kinase isoform X1, with protein MRRPRGDPGSRAPRPTEAATCAGSGEPWSPSPSSMLRVLLSAHASSARLSGLLLLPPVQPCCLGPSKWGDRPSGGGPLTGPVQGLQRLLEQARSPGELLRWLGQNPTKVRAHHYPVALRRLGQLLGSRPQPPAVEQATLQDLSQLIIRNCPSFDIHTIHVCLHLAVLLGFPSDGPLVHTLEQERRFRLPPKPPPPLQPVLRGGQRLEAALNCPRFLRHPQQQLICSLTEARPEELTPHVMVLLAQHLARHRLREPQLLEAIAHFLVVQEAQLSSKVVQKLVLPFGRLNYLPLEQQFMPCLERILAREAGVAPLATVNILMSLCQLRCLPFRALHFVFSPSFISHVSGTPHALIVRRYLSLLDTAVELELPGYRGPRLPWRQQVPIFPQPLITDRARCKYSHKDIVAEGLRQLLGEEKYRQDLTVPPGYCTDFLLCVSSSGAVLPVRTQDPFLPYPPRPCPQGQAASNPMTRDPAQRVVLMLQERWHFCRDGRVLLGSRALRERHLGLMGYQLLPLPFEELESQRGLPQLKSYLRQKLQALGLHWGPEGG; from the exons ATGAGGAGGCCGCGGGGGGATCCCGGCTCCCGGGCCCCGAGACCGACTGAGGCAGCGACCTGCGCGGGGTCTGGGGAGCCAT GGTCTCCATCACCCAGCTCCATGCTTCGAGTCCTGCTCTCTGCCCACGCCTCCTCTGCTCGGCTGTCTGGCCTTCTGCTGCTTCCACCAGTACAGCCCTGCTGTTTGGGGCCCAGCAAGTGGGGGGACCGGCCCTCTGGAGGAGGCCCCCTCACAGGCCCTGTGCAAGGGCTGCAGCGGCTTCTGGAACAGGCGAGGAGCCCTGGGGAGCTGCTGCGCTGGCTGGGTCAGAACCCCACCAAGGTGCGCGCCCACCACTACCCTGTGGCTCTTCGTCGTCTGGGCCAGCTCTTGGGGTCTCGGCCACAGCCCCCCGCTGTGGAGCAGGCCACACTGCAGGACTTGAGTCAGCTCATCATCCGAAACTGCCCCTCCTTTGACATTCACACCATCCATGTGTGTCTGCACCTTGCAGTCTTACTTG GCTTTCCATCAGATGGGCCCCTGGTGCACACCCTGGAGCAGGAGCGAAGGTTCCGCCTCCCCCCGAAGCCGCCTCCCCCCCTGCAACCCGTCCTTCGTGGTGGGCAAAGGTTGGAAGCTGCTCTGAACTGCCCCCGTTTCTTGCGGCATCCACAGCAGCAGCTGATCTGCAGCCTGACAG AGGCAAGGCCAGAGGAACTGACTCCCCATGTAATGGTGCTCCTGGCTCAGCACCTGGCCCGGCACCGGTTGCGGGAGCCCCAGCTTCTGGAAGCCATTGCCCACTTCCTTGTGGTCCAGGAAGCTCAGCTCAGCAGCAAG GTGGTACAGAAGTTGGTCCTGCCCTTTGGGCGGCTGAACTACTTGCCTCTGGAACAACAGTTTATGCCCTGCCTTGAGAGGATCCTGGCTCGGGAAGCAGGGGTGGCACCCCTGGCCACTGTCAACATCTTGATGTCACTGTGCCAGCTGCGGTGCCTGCCCTTCAGAGCCCTGCACTTTGTCTTTTCACCGAGTTTCATCAGCCACGTCAGTG GCACCCCTCATGCTCTGATTGTGCGTCGTTACCTCTCCCTACTTGACACGGCCGTGGAGCTGGAACTCCCAGGTTACCGGGGTCCCCGCCTTCCCTGGAGGCAGCAAGTGCCCATCTTCCCCCAGCCACTAATCACCGACCGTGCCCGCTGCAAGTACAG TCACAAGGATATAGTAGCTGAGGGGCTGCGACAACTGCTGGGAGAGGAGAAGTACCGCCAGGACTTGACTGTGCCTCCAGGCTACTGCACAG ACTTCCTGCTGTGTGTAAGCAGCTCTGGGGCTGTGCTTCCTGTGAGGACTCAGGACCCCTTCCTACCATATCCACCAAGGCCCTGTCCTCAGGGCCAGGCTGCCTCTAACCCCATGACCCGAGACCCTGCCCAAAG GGTGGTGCTGATGCTGCAGGAACGCTGGCATTTCTGCCGGGACGGCAGGGTGCTGCTGGGCTCGCGGGCTCTGAGGGAGCGGCACCTGGGCCTCATGGGCTACCAGCTCCTGCCG CTACCCTTTGAGGAACTCGAGTCGCAGCGAGGCCTGCCCCAGCTGAAAAGCTACCTGAGGCAGAAGCTCCAGGCCCTGGGCCTCCACTGGGGGCCTGAAGGGGGGTGA
- the FASTK gene encoding fas-activated serine/threonine kinase isoform X2 — protein sequence MLRVLLSAHASSARLSGLLLLPPVQPCCLGPSKWGDRPSGGGPLTGPVQGLQRLLEQARSPGELLRWLGQNPTKVRAHHYPVALRRLGQLLGSRPQPPAVEQATLQDLSQLIIRNCPSFDIHTIHVCLHLAVLLGFPSDGPLVHTLEQERRFRLPPKPPPPLQPVLRGGQRLEAALNCPRFLRHPQQQLICSLTEARPEELTPHVMVLLAQHLARHRLREPQLLEAIAHFLVVQEAQLSSKVVQKLVLPFGRLNYLPLEQQFMPCLERILAREAGVAPLATVNILMSLCQLRCLPFRALHFVFSPSFISHVSGTPHALIVRRYLSLLDTAVELELPGYRGPRLPWRQQVPIFPQPLITDRARCKYSHKDIVAEGLRQLLGEEKYRQDLTVPPGYCTDFLLCVSSSGAVLPVRTQDPFLPYPPRPCPQGQAASNPMTRDPAQRVVLMLQERWHFCRDGRVLLGSRALRERHLGLMGYQLLPLPFEELESQRGLPQLKSYLRQKLQALGLHWGPEGG from the exons ATGCTTCGAGTCCTGCTCTCTGCCCACGCCTCCTCTGCTCGGCTGTCTGGCCTTCTGCTGCTTCCACCAGTACAGCCCTGCTGTTTGGGGCCCAGCAAGTGGGGGGACCGGCCCTCTGGAGGAGGCCCCCTCACAGGCCCTGTGCAAGGGCTGCAGCGGCTTCTGGAACAGGCGAGGAGCCCTGGGGAGCTGCTGCGCTGGCTGGGTCAGAACCCCACCAAGGTGCGCGCCCACCACTACCCTGTGGCTCTTCGTCGTCTGGGCCAGCTCTTGGGGTCTCGGCCACAGCCCCCCGCTGTGGAGCAGGCCACACTGCAGGACTTGAGTCAGCTCATCATCCGAAACTGCCCCTCCTTTGACATTCACACCATCCATGTGTGTCTGCACCTTGCAGTCTTACTTG GCTTTCCATCAGATGGGCCCCTGGTGCACACCCTGGAGCAGGAGCGAAGGTTCCGCCTCCCCCCGAAGCCGCCTCCCCCCCTGCAACCCGTCCTTCGTGGTGGGCAAAGGTTGGAAGCTGCTCTGAACTGCCCCCGTTTCTTGCGGCATCCACAGCAGCAGCTGATCTGCAGCCTGACAG AGGCAAGGCCAGAGGAACTGACTCCCCATGTAATGGTGCTCCTGGCTCAGCACCTGGCCCGGCACCGGTTGCGGGAGCCCCAGCTTCTGGAAGCCATTGCCCACTTCCTTGTGGTCCAGGAAGCTCAGCTCAGCAGCAAG GTGGTACAGAAGTTGGTCCTGCCCTTTGGGCGGCTGAACTACTTGCCTCTGGAACAACAGTTTATGCCCTGCCTTGAGAGGATCCTGGCTCGGGAAGCAGGGGTGGCACCCCTGGCCACTGTCAACATCTTGATGTCACTGTGCCAGCTGCGGTGCCTGCCCTTCAGAGCCCTGCACTTTGTCTTTTCACCGAGTTTCATCAGCCACGTCAGTG GCACCCCTCATGCTCTGATTGTGCGTCGTTACCTCTCCCTACTTGACACGGCCGTGGAGCTGGAACTCCCAGGTTACCGGGGTCCCCGCCTTCCCTGGAGGCAGCAAGTGCCCATCTTCCCCCAGCCACTAATCACCGACCGTGCCCGCTGCAAGTACAG TCACAAGGATATAGTAGCTGAGGGGCTGCGACAACTGCTGGGAGAGGAGAAGTACCGCCAGGACTTGACTGTGCCTCCAGGCTACTGCACAG ACTTCCTGCTGTGTGTAAGCAGCTCTGGGGCTGTGCTTCCTGTGAGGACTCAGGACCCCTTCCTACCATATCCACCAAGGCCCTGTCCTCAGGGCCAGGCTGCCTCTAACCCCATGACCCGAGACCCTGCCCAAAG GGTGGTGCTGATGCTGCAGGAACGCTGGCATTTCTGCCGGGACGGCAGGGTGCTGCTGGGCTCGCGGGCTCTGAGGGAGCGGCACCTGGGCCTCATGGGCTACCAGCTCCTGCCG CTACCCTTTGAGGAACTCGAGTCGCAGCGAGGCCTGCCCCAGCTGAAAAGCTACCTGAGGCAGAAGCTCCAGGCCCTGGGCCTCCACTGGGGGCCTGAAGGGGGGTGA